In one window of Methanosarcina vacuolata Z-761 DNA:
- a CDS encoding methyltransferase family protein → MNTADTVTSSLKIKTLLSFVELIAIIVLFLFVPAGSFNFWEAWVYSIIYVVSSATITFDLWKTNPELLARRVNAGPGAEKEKTQKITHFFVILLFIAFLVISALDHRFGWSHVPFYIVVLGDVLVVSGYYLLFLVFRENAFASSIVEVTANQKVITTGPYSIVRHPLYVSGLIIMLGTPLALGSWWSLLTFIPLTLVILWRLLDEEKFLSKNLQGYTEYCQKVRYRLIPFLW, encoded by the coding sequence ATGAATACTGCTGACACAGTCACTTCTAGCCTGAAAATAAAAACTCTGCTTAGCTTTGTAGAGCTTATTGCCATCATCGTTTTGTTCCTTTTCGTTCCTGCAGGTTCATTTAATTTTTGGGAAGCATGGGTTTATTCAATTATATATGTTGTATCATCAGCAACGATTACTTTTGATTTATGGAAAACAAACCCTGAACTTCTGGCTCGTAGGGTTAATGCGGGGCCAGGCGCTGAAAAAGAAAAGACTCAGAAGATTACACATTTTTTTGTTATCTTATTATTTATTGCCTTTCTCGTTATTTCTGCACTTGACCATCGTTTTGGTTGGTCGCACGTCCCTTTCTATATTGTAGTTCTTGGCGACGTTCTTGTAGTGTCAGGATATTATTTACTCTTTCTTGTCTTCAGAGAAAACGCTTTTGCATCTTCAATTGTTGAAGTAACAGCCAATCAAAAAGTAATAACAACTGGGCCGTATAGTATAGTTCGGCACCCACTGTACGTGAGTGGTCTCATTATTATGTTAGGCACTCCTCTCGCGCTTGGATCGTGGTGGAGCTTACTTACATTTATTCCCCTTACGCTGGTAATTCTCTGGAGACTTCTTGATGAAGAAAAGTTTCTATCCAAAAATCTACAAGGCTATACAGAATACTGTCAAAAAGTTCGTTATAGATTAATTCCATTTTTGTGGTAA
- a CDS encoding matrixin family metalloprotease produces MLTVLILPIAQAASEFNYPKILDNPWDHSPITVYIDNKSVPPHYSPTYYTQVQKALNYWAEGGNGKLDYTPVFKIVDSEKADIKIRWVEDLQKEQDVPPGVAGDAIPYIIDGRFIRIDITLGVGFSQWGEWVPYTDTAMLAIAKHELGHALGLDHSNDKQDIMYPTNEQINNTSPILSKYGSFLLFAIYAILAIAVFLSVSYILGRVAK; encoded by the coding sequence TTGTTGACGGTACTTATTTTACCTATTGCTCAGGCAGCTTCGGAGTTTAATTATCCAAAAATATTAGATAATCCCTGGGATCATTCTCCTATAACCGTATATATAGATAACAAAAGTGTTCCTCCACATTATAGTCCTACCTATTACACACAGGTACAAAAAGCTCTGAATTACTGGGCAGAAGGAGGAAATGGAAAACTGGATTACACCCCTGTTTTTAAAATTGTGGATTCCGAAAAAGCTGATATCAAAATAAGATGGGTCGAAGACCTGCAGAAAGAACAGGATGTTCCTCCTGGAGTTGCAGGTGATGCCATTCCATATATTATCGATGGGCGATTTATACGCATAGATATAACGCTTGGAGTTGGATTTTCTCAATGGGGAGAGTGGGTCCCATATACTGATACTGCAATGCTCGCCATTGCAAAACATGAATTGGGGCATGCGCTGGGATTGGATCACAGCAATGACAAGCAGGACATTATGTATCCAACAAATGAGCAGATAAATAACACAAGTCCTATCCTGAGCAAGTACGGTTCATTTTTGCTTTTTGCCATTTACGCTATTCTTGCTATTGCCGTTTTCCTCTCTGTAAGCTATATATTAGGACGCGTTGCTAAATAA
- a CDS encoding YqhA family protein yields the protein MKVVRFIAGMRFFVLIPVIGLAIAACVLFVKGGIDIVHFMGELITGMAKESPEKSVIVEIVETVHLFLVGTVLFLTSFGLYQLFIQPLPLPEWLKVNNIEELELNFVGLTVVVLGVNFLSVIFEPQETDLAVYGIGYALPIAALAYFMKVRSHISKGSSEEEQTKTIGEVTSVNSESNWLTNKKRD from the coding sequence ATGAAAGTTGTAAGGTTTATTGCAGGAATGCGTTTTTTTGTGTTGATTCCAGTGATAGGGTTGGCAATTGCTGCTTGTGTCTTATTTGTTAAAGGTGGCATAGATATTGTTCACTTCATGGGAGAACTCATTACAGGAATGGCAAAAGAAAGTCCAGAAAAGAGTGTCATTGTTGAAATTGTGGAGACCGTACACCTTTTCCTGGTCGGTACGGTGCTTTTCCTTACATCTTTCGGGCTATACCAGTTGTTTATCCAGCCGCTACCTTTACCAGAATGGCTGAAAGTAAACAATATTGAAGAGCTGGAATTGAACTTCGTGGGACTTACTGTTGTCGTACTTGGGGTTAACTTCTTGAGCGTTATCTTTGAACCGCAAGAGACAGATTTAGCGGTATATGGAATAGGCTATGCCCTGCCCATTGCAGCCCTGGCTTACTTCATGAAAGTACGCTCACATATTAGCAAAGGGAGTAGTGAAGAGGAACAAACGAAAACCATAGGCGAAGTGACCTCTGTGAACAGCGAATCAAATTGGTTAACAAACAAAAAGAGAGACTGA
- a CDS encoding type II toxin-antitoxin system HicB family antitoxin has protein sequence MEKSEDGGYVAFVPDLPGCHTQGDTLEDIRKYIKDAIQLYLEVEKDYLDEEPTKFVSAEMIQVEV, from the coding sequence ATTGAAAAAAGTGAAGATGGTGGCTATGTAGCTTTTGTTCCGGATTTACCTGGATGTCATACACAAGGAGATACATTGGAAGATATAAGAAAATACATTAAAGATGCAATCCAGCTTTATCTTGAAGTCGAAAAAGATTATTTAGATGAAGAACCTACAAAATTTGTGAGTGCTGAAATGATTCAGGTTGAAGTATGA
- a CDS encoding type II toxin-antitoxin system HicA family toxin, which yields MTKIKPLSHKKIIKALEKVGFQPVRQTGSHLFMKNPDGRTTIIPIHSKKLKLKSSTQF from the coding sequence ATGACAAAAATTAAGCCTCTTTCACATAAAAAAATAATCAAAGCACTTGAGAAAGTTGGTTTCCAACCTGTCAGACAAACCGGCAGTCATTTATTTATGAAAAACCCAGATGGTAGAACTACCATTATACCAATTCATTCAAAGAAATTAAAGTTGAAATCATCAACGCAATTTTAA
- a CDS encoding tetratricopeptide repeat protein: MIERINIRTPDQRVRVFISSTITELKEEREAIKNAIIDLKLHPVFFEVGARPDNPQEVYRAYLEQSHIYVGIFWKSYGWISPKMTISGLEDEFNLSSQKKRLVYIKEATEGRDPNLEKLLQRIRNEGNICYKSFKTSEELVEIFKNDLMQLLSESFGLDTFQQQDRPVLQNNLDVLSKEMDKKPILKRENLINQIKEKLNQKKVLVLYGDPGSGKTYLLGLLGSELNAIYISLRNKTAQQVFSYIANHLSVRRNRNPESLPSENEAYATLQQELANNSELILIDDVDQNPIVAKLLLGLDLFNCSVVYATRSKEIKLFQQIPKFDVELFNYDEFRLFLEISNIKLPPGKLQELYTASQGNPLYLYYFTQKQVIPYPSDLAEYQSIIWQELSPLQQEIINFIVHSYSLLNTLDIHTLINSQQCVTSTIMETKKLIDLASPIINQTGQYYEIFHPYFKDYVLETADKNNISIHYHQILSEYAIKKQWILPTAFHLLRSNNPNVEKYLIEGSTAASLHGDWILAEEFLQCKIRYTLDNGDNYGEAHARYLLAQVYQEMGKYQYAKREADISLEIFVKLNESEWIEIIRIWSSLIFIEEGDVEKAISIHQNALEFYKGKDIFKEAFIQLNLGYAYIQVSRFREGFKASQRAFDLFTKLNDESGIYKSLVNLAGCVGELGDNELQKKYALEIIEIANTKNLPRLKAAGLNNLAVVKRREENPEAAQNVLEECIRICQKLGITESETINIINLGNALRDQHKYDDAERAYNEALIKAKENGFLNQEARALMLLSRIKQLKGFNEEAIKFGKDALNIYYKIGDYLQIGSALNYMARSYTDLGDYLEAAKSNENSGIHYGKAGQWDDAVSNFDQAASLWNSLAQFDRAFYCVSQSLKCNFLSESDNCETEYFIESFPDEYDKVSEEEYLNLLQLFLKQGTLLSFTCFMYNYLAYCKRTKYRNGTNYLKSALSLFISELKETSSSNILNSLAISIEQSCDELLSVYELEELAKNISHKIDHLHYRSHHDGKKIWTIGLDWKQPIIVQIICLSDDSIVQRLAMSLSLILISNKDHIQKTILEFGEIKEKGFSLQMITRSDAVQNCNMEVSLSEGFPASATGSNVPWGQQQPPTFLIIHDDYESITDWSEHPKNKAFVWVLMTMHSSLVSHCIHQNRDMSDLAKKSRIFCEKVLL; this comes from the coding sequence ATGATTGAAAGAATAAATATACGAACACCAGATCAACGTGTACGTGTTTTTATTAGTTCTACAATTACAGAACTCAAAGAAGAGCGTGAGGCAATAAAGAATGCAATAATCGATCTTAAACTTCACCCTGTCTTCTTTGAAGTGGGTGCACGTCCCGACAATCCACAGGAGGTGTATCGGGCATATCTTGAGCAAAGTCATATCTATGTTGGTATTTTTTGGAAATCTTATGGCTGGATCTCTCCCAAAATGACTATCTCTGGATTAGAAGACGAATTTAATCTTAGTTCTCAAAAAAAGCGTCTTGTATATATAAAAGAGGCTACAGAAGGAAGAGATCCTAATCTTGAGAAACTTTTACAGCGTATCCGTAATGAAGGAAATATTTGCTACAAATCATTTAAAACAAGCGAAGAATTAGTTGAAATATTCAAAAATGATTTAATGCAGCTTTTATCCGAATCTTTCGGTTTAGATACCTTCCAACAACAAGATAGACCTGTACTCCAAAATAACTTAGATGTTCTAAGTAAAGAAATGGATAAAAAACCGATATTGAAGCGCGAAAATTTAATAAACCAAATTAAAGAGAAATTGAATCAAAAAAAGGTTCTGGTTTTATATGGTGATCCTGGATCAGGGAAAACGTATTTGTTGGGACTACTTGGTTCAGAACTTAACGCGATTTATATTTCATTAAGAAATAAAACTGCTCAACAAGTTTTTTCCTATATTGCAAATCATCTCTCAGTGAGACGTAACCGCAACCCTGAATCTCTTCCTTCTGAGAATGAAGCATATGCTACACTTCAACAGGAACTTGCTAATAATTCTGAGTTGATCCTCATTGATGATGTTGATCAAAATCCAATTGTTGCAAAATTACTTTTAGGACTTGATTTATTCAATTGTAGTGTTGTTTACGCAACGCGTTCTAAAGAAATTAAACTTTTTCAACAAATACCAAAATTTGATGTTGAATTATTTAATTACGATGAGTTTAGGCTTTTTCTAGAAATTAGTAACATAAAATTACCTCCGGGAAAATTGCAAGAACTATATACAGCTTCTCAAGGCAATCCTTTGTATCTTTATTATTTTACTCAGAAACAAGTAATTCCTTATCCAAGTGACCTTGCAGAATATCAATCTATTATATGGCAAGAACTTTCACCACTACAACAAGAAATTATTAATTTTATTGTACATAGTTACTCACTTCTTAACACACTAGATATTCATACATTAATAAATTCGCAACAGTGCGTAACATCAACAATTATGGAGACAAAAAAGCTCATTGATTTAGCATCTCCTATTATTAATCAAACTGGTCAATATTACGAAATATTCCACCCATATTTTAAAGATTATGTTCTAGAAACGGCTGACAAGAATAATATCTCGATTCATTATCATCAGATCCTAAGCGAATATGCAATAAAAAAACAATGGATTTTGCCAACTGCATTCCATCTTCTTCGCTCTAATAACCCCAATGTGGAAAAATATTTGATAGAAGGTTCAACTGCAGCATCTCTTCATGGAGATTGGATACTTGCAGAAGAATTTCTTCAATGCAAAATTAGGTATACTTTGGATAATGGCGATAATTACGGTGAAGCTCACGCGAGGTATTTACTAGCACAAGTATATCAAGAAATGGGAAAGTATCAATATGCCAAACGTGAAGCAGACATTTCACTCGAAATATTTGTCAAATTAAATGAAAGTGAATGGATAGAAATTATTAGAATTTGGTCAAGTTTGATCTTCATTGAAGAAGGTGACGTAGAAAAAGCTATTTCTATTCATCAAAATGCTTTAGAGTTCTATAAAGGGAAAGATATTTTTAAGGAGGCTTTTATTCAACTAAACCTTGGGTATGCCTATATTCAAGTATCCCGTTTTAGAGAAGGGTTTAAAGCATCACAAAGAGCTTTCGATTTATTTACTAAGCTAAATGATGAATCTGGAATCTACAAAAGCCTTGTGAATCTCGCCGGTTGTGTTGGTGAACTTGGAGATAACGAATTACAAAAAAAGTATGCGTTGGAAATTATTGAGATAGCGAACACAAAAAATCTTCCAAGACTAAAAGCTGCTGGGTTAAATAATCTTGCTGTGGTAAAAAGGCGTGAAGAAAATCCTGAGGCTGCTCAAAATGTTTTAGAAGAATGTATTAGAATTTGCCAAAAACTTGGAATCACTGAGTCTGAGACTATTAATATTATAAACCTTGGAAATGCACTACGAGACCAACATAAATATGACGATGCAGAAAGAGCATATAATGAAGCATTAATTAAAGCAAAAGAAAATGGGTTCCTTAATCAAGAAGCTAGAGCTCTTATGCTTTTATCGAGAATAAAGCAATTAAAAGGGTTTAATGAGGAAGCCATAAAATTTGGGAAAGATGCACTCAATATTTATTACAAGATAGGAGATTATCTACAAATAGGTTCAGCATTGAATTATATGGCTCGTTCATATACAGATTTAGGAGATTATCTAGAGGCTGCGAAAAGTAATGAAAATTCAGGGATACATTATGGGAAAGCTGGACAATGGGATGATGCAGTATCTAACTTTGACCAAGCAGCAAGCTTATGGAATTCACTCGCCCAATTTGATCGCGCTTTTTATTGTGTTTCTCAAAGTTTAAAATGTAATTTTTTAAGTGAAAGTGATAATTGTGAAACTGAATATTTTATAGAGAGCTTCCCAGACGAATATGATAAAGTTAGCGAAGAAGAATATCTAAACTTATTACAGCTTTTTCTGAAGCAAGGAACCCTTTTGTCATTTACTTGTTTTATGTATAATTATCTTGCTTATTGTAAAAGAACTAAATATAGAAATGGAACCAATTATCTAAAATCAGCTCTAAGTCTATTTATTTCTGAACTTAAAGAAACTTCGTCTAGCAATATATTGAATTCACTAGCAATTTCTATTGAGCAGTCTTGTGACGAATTGCTTTCAGTCTATGAACTTGAAGAGTTAGCAAAAAATATCTCCCATAAGATAGACCATCTACATTATCGTTCACATCATGATGGTAAAAAAATTTGGACGATTGGACTTGACTGGAAACAACCTATTATTGTCCAAATTATTTGTTTAAGTGATGATTCTATTGTTCAGCGTTTGGCAATGTCTCTTTCTCTTATATTAATATCAAATAAGGATCATATCCAAAAAACGATTTTAGAATTTGGGGAAATTAAAGAAAAGGGATTCTCGCTTCAAATGATCACAAGAAGCGACGCAGTACAAAACTGTAATATGGAAGTTTCTTTATCCGAAGGATTTCCTGCGAGTGCTACAGGCAGTAATGTACCGTGGGGTCAGCAACAACCACCTACATTCTTGATAATTCATGATGACTATGAAAGCATTACAGATTGGTCGGAGCATCCAAAAAATAAAGCTTTTGTCTGGGTACTCATGACCATGCATAGCTCATTGGTATCCCATTGTATACATCAAAACCGTGATATGTCTGATCTAGCTAAAAAAAGTAGAATATTCTGCGAAAAAGTACTTTTGTAA
- a CDS encoding LURP-one-related/scramblase family protein encodes MRRIMGGLRGRGEESIQRYKMHEKLVSIGDDYWIENEAGEREFYVDGKALRLRNTLIIKDVQGNEVYKLQEKLLRIKDTMDLQDADGKTVATIKKALISPLRDRWKVEVADGPEMEVQGNILDHEYKIEAGREKVAEVSKRWFRVRDTYGVEIEPGQDSALILAIAAALDQMAHD; translated from the coding sequence ATGAGACGAATCATGGGCGGTCTCAGAGGCCGTGGAGAAGAAAGCATACAACGCTACAAAATGCACGAAAAACTTGTTTCCATAGGAGACGACTACTGGATAGAAAACGAAGCTGGGGAGAGGGAATTTTATGTGGACGGCAAAGCTCTCCGCCTACGCAACACCCTGATTATCAAGGATGTACAGGGTAATGAGGTATATAAACTCCAGGAGAAGCTTCTCAGGATAAAAGATACGATGGACCTCCAGGATGCGGATGGGAAAACAGTCGCAACGATCAAAAAAGCCCTGATCTCACCTCTTCGCGACCGCTGGAAAGTTGAAGTAGCAGATGGGCCTGAAATGGAGGTCCAGGGCAATATTCTTGACCATGAGTATAAGATTGAAGCCGGGAGGGAAAAAGTCGCCGAGGTATCAAAAAGATGGTTCCGGGTAAGAGATACCTATGGTGTGGAGATTGAGCCCGGACAGGACAGTGCGCTTATCCTGGCGATTGCAGCTGCGCTCGATCAGATGGCCCACGATTGA
- a CDS encoding arylsulfatase, with amino-acid sequence MTEKKPNILVIWGDDIGITNLSCYSDGLMGYRTPNIDRIANEGIRFTDSYGEQSCTAGRASFITGQSAFRTGLSKVGMPGAKMGLHSEDPTIAELLKPLGYSTSQFGKNHFGDRDEYLPTNHGFDEFFGNLYHLNAEEEPEKRDYPPEKDFPNFRKNYGPRGVIHSYADGRIEDTGPLTKKRMEDVDQEFLDAAIDFIKRQHEAEKPFFVWFNTTRMHFRTHIPDRIRGQSGRWQSAYHDAMIEHDRQVGVLLDLLDEIGIADNTIVLYSTDNGPHMNSWPDAAMTPFRNEKNSCWEGAFRVPEVMRWPGKIPAGTISNEIVSHLDWLPTLLAAAGEPDIKEKLKRGHKAIDKTFKVHLDGYNLLPYLTGKEEKSPRIAFFYFSDDGDLVALRYDNWKMVFLEQRAAGTLLVWAEPFVPLRVPKIFNLRTDPYERADQTSNTYYDWLLDHAFMVVPAQGIVGDFLATFKEFPPRQKAASFTVDRIMEKLVQGIGSN; translated from the coding sequence ATGACAGAAAAGAAACCAAACATACTGGTCATCTGGGGAGATGACATCGGAATTACCAACCTGAGCTGCTACAGCGACGGGCTGATGGGATACAGAACACCAAACATTGACCGGATAGCAAACGAAGGTATCAGATTTACGGACTCTTACGGGGAGCAGAGTTGTACTGCCGGAAGAGCTTCGTTTATCACCGGCCAGAGCGCCTTCCGTACCGGACTGAGTAAGGTGGGAATGCCCGGAGCTAAGATGGGACTTCATTCCGAAGACCCGACAATTGCCGAACTGCTGAAACCTCTGGGTTATTCCACAAGTCAGTTTGGAAAGAACCATTTCGGAGATCGGGACGAATACCTGCCCACAAACCACGGTTTTGACGAGTTCTTTGGCAATCTCTACCACCTGAATGCTGAAGAAGAACCTGAAAAACGCGATTATCCACCTGAAAAAGATTTTCCTAATTTCAGAAAGAACTATGGTCCCAGGGGCGTAATCCATAGCTATGCCGACGGCCGCATCGAGGATACCGGTCCATTGACCAAAAAAAGAATGGAAGACGTAGACCAGGAATTTCTGGATGCAGCCATCGATTTTATTAAACGTCAGCATGAGGCGGAAAAGCCGTTCTTTGTCTGGTTCAATACCACAAGAATGCATTTCAGGACCCACATCCCTGACAGGATACGAGGACAGTCGGGGCGCTGGCAATCCGCATATCATGATGCCATGATTGAGCATGATCGGCAGGTAGGCGTGCTGCTTGATTTGCTGGACGAAATCGGCATTGCCGATAATACCATTGTTCTCTACAGCACGGACAACGGACCACATATGAACTCCTGGCCCGATGCAGCTATGACTCCGTTCCGCAACGAGAAAAACTCCTGCTGGGAGGGAGCTTTCCGTGTTCCTGAGGTAATGCGCTGGCCTGGCAAGATCCCGGCAGGCACAATTTCTAATGAGATTGTAAGCCACCTGGACTGGCTGCCCACTTTGCTTGCAGCAGCCGGAGAGCCGGATATTAAGGAGAAGCTTAAAAGAGGCCACAAAGCAATAGACAAAACTTTCAAAGTGCATCTTGATGGCTATAATCTGCTGCCCTATCTGACCGGAAAGGAAGAAAAATCTCCACGTATTGCGTTCTTTTACTTCTCAGACGATGGAGACCTGGTGGCTTTGAGATACGACAACTGGAAAATGGTCTTTTTGGAGCAGCGTGCTGCCGGTACGCTCCTGGTCTGGGCTGAACCTTTTGTTCCGCTGCGCGTACCAAAAATATTCAATCTGCGTACCGACCCATATGAAAGAGCAGATCAGACCTCTAATACTTACTACGACTGGCTTCTCGACCACGCCTTCATGGTTGTTCCTGCTCAGGGAATTGTGGGAGACTTCCTGGCAACGTTTAAAGAATTCCCTCCACGCCAGAAAGCAGCAAGCTTTACCGTTGACAGGATAATGGAAAAGCTTGTGCAGGGAATCGGGAGCAACTGA
- a CDS encoding anaerobic sulfatase maturase → MAQNYLPPRIHILAKPTGAICNLACSYCFFLDKELLYPGSRFRMSDEVLENYIRQLIEAHHSSQVTVAWQGGEPTLMGIDFYRRAIELQEKYRKPGMTFENTMQTNGTLLDDEWCRFFKENNFLIGLSIDGPRELHDVYRVDKRGNGTFDQVMKGLRLLQKHGVEYNVLTTVNRVNANYPLEVYHFLRDEAGTDWMQFIPVVERINEEGHTLYQRGDTVSDRSVQPEQFGSFLNRIFDEWVRNDVGKVFVQTFEASARRWLGLPSGMCVFEEMCGIGLVLEHNGDLYSCDHFVEPDYLLGNILENEISELAASEKQYRFGQDKSNTLPQVCRECEVLFACRGECPKNRFLTTPAGEPGLNYLCEGLKAFFRHIDFPMQILAGLIRRGYPATEVMKILALEEAFARAGRNDPCPCGSGRKFKRCHGLRKNNAKGETRIR, encoded by the coding sequence ATGGCACAAAACTACCTGCCTCCCAGAATTCATATACTGGCAAAGCCAACAGGAGCGATCTGTAATCTGGCTTGTTCCTACTGTTTTTTTCTGGACAAAGAGCTGCTTTATCCAGGCAGCAGGTTCCGCATGTCAGATGAAGTTCTGGAAAACTACATCCGGCAGCTTATCGAAGCCCACCACAGCTCGCAGGTAACTGTCGCCTGGCAGGGAGGGGAACCTACTCTGATGGGAATAGACTTTTACCGGCGTGCAATCGAACTGCAGGAAAAGTACAGAAAACCGGGGATGACTTTCGAAAATACGATGCAGACAAACGGCACGCTGCTGGACGACGAATGGTGCCGGTTTTTTAAGGAAAACAATTTTCTCATAGGGCTCAGCATCGACGGTCCTCGTGAATTGCACGACGTCTATCGGGTGGATAAAAGGGGGAATGGAACTTTCGACCAGGTCATGAAGGGGCTTCGACTGCTGCAAAAACACGGTGTTGAATACAATGTCCTGACCACAGTAAATAGGGTCAACGCCAATTATCCGCTTGAAGTCTACCACTTCCTTCGGGATGAAGCAGGGACAGACTGGATGCAGTTTATTCCGGTTGTAGAGCGAATCAATGAAGAGGGGCATACTCTTTACCAGAGAGGAGACACAGTTTCGGACCGTTCTGTGCAGCCAGAGCAGTTTGGCAGTTTCTTGAACCGTATTTTTGACGAGTGGGTAAGAAACGATGTGGGAAAGGTATTCGTGCAGACTTTTGAAGCTTCTGCGCGCAGATGGCTGGGGCTTCCTTCAGGCATGTGCGTTTTTGAGGAAATGTGCGGTATTGGGCTTGTTCTGGAACACAATGGCGATCTTTACTCATGCGACCATTTTGTGGAACCGGACTACCTGCTTGGCAATATTCTGGAAAATGAGATTTCTGAGCTTGCTGCTTCGGAAAAGCAGTACAGGTTCGGGCAGGACAAAAGCAACACTCTCCCGCAGGTATGCCGGGAATGTGAGGTGCTCTTTGCCTGCAGGGGAGAATGCCCTAAAAACCGCTTCCTTACAACTCCTGCTGGGGAACCCGGACTTAACTACCTATGCGAGGGCTTGAAAGCTTTCTTCCGGCATATCGACTTTCCGATGCAGATCCTGGCAGGTCTTATACGCAGGGGTTATCCGGCAACAGAAGTGATGAAAATCCTGGCTCTGGAAGAGGCTTTTGCAAGAGCCGGAAGAAACGACCCTTGTCCCTGCGGCAGCGGCCGAAAGTTTAAACGCTGTCATGGTCTCAGGAAAAATAATGCGAAAGGGGAGACGAGAATCAGATAA
- a CDS encoding mechanosensitive ion channel family protein translates to MIDIGRMLSLSIVLLRLVVILLAMIGALIISRSILKRWLWPAIKKTETKAADKIFLLLESILLSIIILQSTQAAVRLFSKYFSLYAELIDNFFFLLYWSIGTHIVLSLMSIISDWYLSRVPLKDREEIDRRAVRSIQYTSQLVFSFFAVIILLERFGITTAAFHQSLTALGIGGIIIGLAAQNTLSDIITGIAISIDRPFRAGDRILIEKLGTWGDVIEISWRSTRILTRDNREVAIPNSVIGKELVTNYSIPDRMFRIETFVIVSYGPDIEYVRNLILEALAHEDWVMQDKPIQALLFDFTEFGVKFKVRCWIENFVETRILEDRLNTAIYKALINAGIAAPSLHNIVHFADRENELTISRNGNDFKNG, encoded by the coding sequence GTGATCGATATTGGACGGATGCTGTCACTCAGCATAGTTCTCTTGAGGCTGGTCGTTATTCTGTTAGCTATGATCGGTGCCTTAATAATCAGCCGATCAATTTTGAAGCGCTGGCTCTGGCCGGCAATCAAAAAGACAGAAACAAAAGCTGCAGATAAGATTTTCCTCCTTTTAGAAAGCATCCTGTTGAGCATCATCATTCTGCAGAGTACGCAAGCCGCAGTAAGGCTGTTCAGTAAGTATTTCAGTCTCTATGCAGAACTTATAGATAATTTCTTTTTCCTTCTCTACTGGAGTATAGGGACGCATATTGTTCTTAGCTTGATGTCCATCATTTCAGATTGGTACCTTTCCAGGGTACCCCTGAAGGATAGGGAAGAAATCGACCGCAGGGCAGTTCGCTCCATACAATATACTTCTCAGCTGGTTTTCAGTTTTTTTGCCGTAATCATACTTCTTGAGCGTTTCGGGATCACAACGGCTGCTTTTCATCAATCACTTACTGCTCTCGGTATCGGAGGCATTATAATTGGCCTTGCAGCCCAGAATACGCTTTCTGACATCATTACGGGGATTGCAATTTCCATAGATCGCCCCTTCAGGGCTGGAGACCGTATACTAATAGAAAAGCTCGGCACCTGGGGGGATGTGATAGAGATAAGCTGGCGGTCAACTCGCATTCTTACCAGGGATAACCGTGAGGTAGCAATTCCCAATTCTGTTATCGGCAAAGAACTTGTCACAAATTATTCCATACCCGACAGGATGTTTCGTATCGAGACCTTTGTCATTGTATCCTATGGCCCGGATATCGAGTACGTGCGAAATCTGATTCTTGAGGCTCTGGCTCACGAAGACTGGGTCATGCAAGATAAACCGATACAGGCACTTTTATTCGATTTTACAGAATTCGGAGTGAAGTTCAAAGTCAGATGCTGGATAGAAAACTTCGTGGAAACCAGGATTTTGGAGGATCGGCTCAACACGGCAATTTACAAGGCCCTGATAAATGCAGGTATCGCAGCGCCTTCTTTACATAATATTGTTCATTTCGCTGACCGGGAAAATGAGTTAACAATTTCCAGAAATGGCAATGATTTTAAGAACGGTTAA
- a CDS encoding DUF1330 domain-containing protein, which translates to MSSILPNDEALRALASNPDESIVVMLNLLKFRGEEGAQAYGRYMKNVSKILEARGARVVYSGKATELLVGDETWDAIILVEYPSRKVFLEMINSPEYQKAHVDREQGLERTVLYAMSSMGEGERFSK; encoded by the coding sequence ATGAGTTCGATTCTACCAAATGATGAAGCATTGCGTGCCCTGGCCTCGAATCCGGATGAAAGCATCGTTGTTATGCTGAACCTGCTGAAGTTCAGGGGTGAAGAAGGAGCCCAGGCATACGGACGTTACATGAAAAACGTCTCGAAGATACTTGAAGCACGTGGCGCACGCGTAGTCTATTCAGGTAAGGCTACCGAATTGCTTGTGGGCGATGAAACATGGGATGCCATTATACTTGTTGAGTATCCTTCGCGCAAAGTCTTTCTGGAGATGATTAACAGTCCGGAATACCAAAAGGCTCATGTCGACCGTGAACAAGGCCTGGAGCGTACCGTGTTGTATGCGATGTCATCAATGGGAGAAGGGGAACGATTCTCTAAGTAA